The Roseofilum capinflatum BLCC-M114 nucleotide sequence ACTTTCAGGATTAGAAATCGGAGATCGAGTGGTTATACCGACTCCCGATCTGAATTTGGAACCGGGAATGCCCTTAGAAAGCGAAACCCCTTAGACAAGGCATCGAGTTCAAAGGAGTAACTTAAGAATCGGTGAGTGAGGTATGTTGAAGAACTCGATACAGTAGCCATAGCGTAACCATTAAGCCAACCAGTTCGGCGGCGATCGTATTGATCATCGCTTGCAGGGCAATCATATTCATAGGCACAATGATCGAGCCAGGATTAACCACGGCTGCTCCTGGAACAGGAGTATAAATAGTGGAGGCTCCAGGGGGTAAGGATAACATCCGAAATAATAGGGTTCCCACTCGCCAAAGAGCCACAATTAAGGCACAGCTCATGCCACACAAATTCACCAAAATGCCAATCCATAAGCTACGCCTAATTTCTGCTTTGGAAGGGCGAGTGTCTGGATTGCTGAGTCGATCCGACAGTTGAGTATAATGAAAACACCAATAAATCGTAAAAATTAAGGTTAATAAACATCCATAGGCTAAAATTGTCCCAAGCCAAGCATTCCCAGCTTGTGAAGCATTCGGCGTGTTATCAAATAACAAGACAAAC carries:
- a CDS encoding DUF3611 family protein, producing the protein MFDPIPNPNLNVHQIARAFHRWGWMGFWVQLGLGIIPILILLFVLLFDNTPNASQAGNAWLGTILAYGCLLTLIFTIYWCFHYTQLSDRLSNPDTRPSKAEIRRSLWIGILVNLCGMSCALIVALWRVGTLLFRMLSLPPGASTIYTPVPGAAVVNPGSIIVPMNMIALQAMINTIAAELVGLMVTLWLLYRVLQHTSLTDS